A genomic region of Deltaproteobacteria bacterium contains the following coding sequences:
- a CDS encoding HAMP domain-containing protein, translating to MSSLPHDGARPRWRRSLYSRAALYLLLGSASIVGAAFVVSSRMVEDSIERLLTERAHHARTIGVLLEDHLRRDLERLAAEVGTLLEEQPLRREALRRALEREYLGTTFGEGVFLLDPKGGLLAAVPAAAERSLPGPDVALLVQRARARGGAVNSHLVQSSASSAAVIVIVVPIKDRRGRPSGFLGGLLQPASTNLLQVLAGASGDTTGLDLVDDRGIHVASTDPARLFETGDHKQVLSAALRERRLMRSRCHSCHQEAGSRVERNTQVLAFAPLPTLTLGVAVHQPEADALRPAVTLRRRLMLVGAAFVSLFLLFAGLSVRGLVRPLTRLTRAVRRLRGSLEPAALPRFGDDEVGELAQALVLWHGRMRESLAAAEHHKRALRDEFERTRVQLDALEEIAAQLMGGRGLQDLAEQGLVSILRVFGLAAGALRVAYRERSWVAARAWPAQRPEEALARAESLLAGSSSSGTAALRILDAGEREALGLSGLRWGAVARLSTPQELELVLVLADPGEGPLVEERWLRSLLDQVAMAASHRLLRDADAARGLQQQQYLDGVLRAQEEERRRVARDLHDTIAQDLAALCLEVERLARRQADEQHRAPLEALEERLRGVQTGVRNIMLGLRLTLLETMGLAGTLQWHLERLEREHGLRCVFSVDGDEVKLPYQTAVLLFRITQEAVQNTVQHGHAQHAFVSLLFGEGFVEVLVEDDGDGFDPRALEREDPAPDGRGLGLLGIRERARLLGGTFELVSQVGEGTSVRVRVPLTGEKESATPR from the coding sequence ATGAGCTCTCTTCCCCACGACGGGGCCCGTCCCCGCTGGCGCCGCAGTCTCTACTCCCGCGCCGCGCTGTACCTGCTGCTCGGCAGCGCGAGCATCGTGGGAGCGGCGTTCGTGGTCTCCTCCCGCATGGTGGAGGACTCGATCGAGCGTCTGCTCACCGAGCGTGCGCACCACGCGCGGACCATCGGGGTGCTCCTCGAAGATCACCTGCGGCGCGACCTGGAACGGCTGGCGGCCGAGGTGGGCACGTTGCTCGAGGAGCAGCCGCTGCGCCGCGAGGCCCTGCGCCGCGCCCTCGAGAGGGAGTATCTCGGCACCACCTTTGGCGAGGGAGTCTTCCTGCTCGACCCGAAAGGAGGCCTGCTCGCCGCCGTCCCCGCGGCCGCCGAGCGCTCCTTGCCGGGGCCCGACGTGGCGCTGCTGGTTCAGCGGGCCCGCGCGCGGGGAGGGGCGGTAAATAGCCACCTCGTGCAGTCCTCGGCCTCCTCCGCGGCGGTGATCGTGATCGTGGTGCCGATCAAGGACCGCCGCGGGCGGCCGAGCGGCTTCCTCGGCGGGCTCCTGCAGCCGGCCAGCACGAACCTGCTCCAGGTCCTGGCCGGCGCCAGCGGCGACACGACCGGGCTCGATCTGGTGGACGACCGAGGGATTCATGTGGCCAGCACCGACCCGGCGCGGCTCTTCGAGACCGGCGACCACAAGCAGGTGCTCTCCGCGGCGCTGCGCGAGCGTCGGCTGATGCGCTCCCGCTGTCACAGCTGTCACCAGGAGGCCGGCTCGCGCGTCGAGCGGAACACGCAGGTGCTCGCCTTTGCGCCGCTGCCGACCCTCACCCTGGGAGTGGCGGTGCACCAGCCCGAGGCGGACGCGCTGCGCCCCGCGGTGACTCTCCGGCGGCGCCTGATGCTCGTGGGCGCGGCCTTCGTCTCGCTCTTCCTGCTCTTCGCCGGGCTCTCGGTGCGGGGGCTCGTGCGTCCCTTGACCCGCTTGACCCGCGCGGTGCGGCGCCTGCGCGGGAGCCTCGAGCCGGCCGCCTTGCCGCGGTTCGGCGACGACGAGGTGGGGGAGCTGGCCCAGGCCCTGGTGCTCTGGCACGGCCGCATGCGCGAGTCGCTGGCCGCCGCCGAGCACCACAAGCGTGCCCTGCGCGACGAGTTCGAGCGCACTCGGGTGCAGCTGGACGCGCTCGAGGAGATCGCGGCCCAGCTGATGGGCGGGCGCGGCCTGCAGGACCTGGCCGAGCAAGGCCTCGTGTCCATCCTGCGGGTCTTCGGCCTCGCCGCCGGCGCGCTGCGGGTCGCCTATCGCGAGCGGAGCTGGGTGGCCGCCCGGGCCTGGCCCGCGCAGAGGCCCGAGGAGGCGCTCGCGCGTGCGGAGAGCCTCCTCGCCGGGAGCTCCTCCTCGGGCACCGCGGCGCTGCGAATCCTCGACGCCGGCGAGCGCGAAGCCCTCGGCCTCTCGGGGCTCCGCTGGGGGGCCGTGGCGCGGCTCTCGACGCCGCAGGAGCTCGAGCTCGTGCTCGTCCTCGCGGACCCCGGGGAGGGCCCGCTCGTGGAGGAGCGCTGGCTCCGCTCGCTCCTCGACCAGGTGGCGATGGCGGCCTCGCATCGCCTGTTGCGGGACGCGGACGCGGCGCGCGGCCTCCAGCAACAGCAGTACCTGGACGGCGTGCTCCGGGCCCAGGAAGAGGAGCGGCGGCGGGTGGCGCGTGACCTCCACGACACCATCGCGCAGGACCTGGCCGCGCTGTGCCTCGAGGTGGAGCGCCTGGCGCGACGCCAGGCGGACGAGCAGCACCGCGCCCCCCTCGAGGCCCTCGAGGAGCGCCTGCGCGGCGTGCAGACGGGCGTGCGGAACATCATGCTCGGCCTGCGCCTCACGCTGCTCGAGACGATGGGCCTGGCCGGCACGCTGCAGTGGCACCTCGAGCGGCTGGAGCGCGAGCACGGCCTGCGCTGCGTCTTCTCCGTCGACGGGGACGAGGTCAAGCTCCCCTATCAGACGGCGGTGCTCCTCTTTCGCATCACCCAGGAGGCGGTGCAGAACACGGTCCAGCACGGGCACGCCCAGCACGCCTTCGTCAGCCTGCTCTTCGGCGAGGGCTTCGTGGAGGTCCTGGTCGAAGACGACGGGGATGGCTTCGACCCGCGCGCGCTGGAGCGGGAAGACCCTGCGCCCGATGGCCGGGGCCTCGGGCTGCTCGGGATCCGGGAGCGAGCCCGGCTCCTCGGTGGTACCTTCGAGCTCGTGAGTCAGGTCGGTGAAGGGACGAGCGTGCGGGTGCGGGTTCCCCTGACGGGCGAGAAAGAGAGCGCGACGCCGCGGTGA
- a CDS encoding response regulator transcription factor, translated as MTTGPVRIVLVDDHTVLRVGLRAFLEEQSDPRIEVLGEAASGEAALELVVRVGPDLVLLDLTLEGMGGLEVTMELRRRGVPVRILVLSQYAEAVYPRRLLEAGANGYVLKSARGEELLAAIRAVIAGGTYLDPTIAGGLLAGRREEPESLSDEERLALLTPRERQVLTLVAEGYANKEIATALDVAVKTVMAHRASLMDKLQIHNRSKLVQFAIRLGVLRLR; from the coding sequence ATCACGACCGGACCGGTCCGTATCGTGCTGGTGGACGACCACACCGTCCTGCGCGTGGGACTGCGGGCCTTTCTCGAGGAGCAGAGCGATCCGCGGATCGAGGTGCTCGGTGAGGCGGCCAGTGGCGAGGCGGCGTTGGAGCTGGTCGTGCGGGTGGGCCCCGATCTGGTGCTGCTGGACCTCACGCTCGAGGGGATGGGTGGCCTCGAGGTCACGATGGAGCTGCGGCGGCGCGGGGTGCCGGTGCGCATCCTGGTGCTCTCGCAGTACGCGGAGGCGGTCTATCCACGACGGCTCCTCGAGGCCGGGGCGAATGGGTACGTCCTCAAGTCCGCCCGGGGGGAGGAGCTCCTGGCGGCCATTCGGGCCGTGATTGCGGGGGGCACCTATCTCGACCCCACCATCGCGGGGGGCCTGCTGGCGGGGCGCCGCGAGGAGCCGGAGAGTCTCTCGGACGAGGAGCGGCTGGCCCTGCTCACTCCGCGCGAGCGTCAGGTGCTCACGCTCGTGGCCGAGGGGTACGCCAACAAGGAGATCGCCACCGCGCTCGACGTGGCGGTGAAGACGGTGATGGCCCACCGCGCCAGCCTGATGGACAAGCTGCAGATCCACAATCGGTCGAAGCTGGTGCAGTTCGCCATCCGGCTGGGCGTGCTCCGGCTGCGCTGA
- a CDS encoding M48 family metalloprotease, with translation MTLLLLNLLHGTIALAWVVALRRSGAPLAPRTAAGLLTLAVGLPPVVLLAQRLWPVPDRWAVMRLDLWQERLGVAGWPLFASLLLLLAGTSAIFLLQELLPALRRRRALVGPRVLDSRLEASAERVWGAVLARTKRPRRDRPRPVVRCLEVARPLAALSGFLRPEVLVSRGLLAHLDDEELDGVVAHELAHLLHGGNLWPLVLWLLRVPQAASPAALILFRQLMELREAACDATAAELTRRPAALAAVLLKLQGRPPPEVGSGWLERARGEVLRRAGVAATRARVERLLEPQALPARLGTLLPVAAVLLGALLWSVGPTRIPAP, from the coding sequence TTGACTCTCCTGCTGCTCAACCTCCTGCACGGGACGATCGCGCTCGCGTGGGTCGTGGCGCTGCGCCGCTCGGGCGCTCCCCTCGCTCCGCGCACCGCGGCGGGGCTCCTCACGCTGGCCGTGGGCCTGCCCCCCGTCGTCCTTCTCGCGCAGCGCCTGTGGCCTGTCCCCGACCGCTGGGCCGTGATGCGCCTGGACCTCTGGCAAGAGCGGCTCGGCGTGGCCGGCTGGCCGCTCTTCGCCTCACTGCTCCTGCTCCTCGCCGGGACCTCCGCGATCTTCCTTTTGCAGGAGCTCCTGCCGGCGCTGCGTCGGCGGCGGGCTCTGGTCGGTCCCCGCGTCCTCGACTCGCGGCTCGAGGCCTCCGCCGAGCGCGTGTGGGGCGCCGTGCTCGCTCGAACGAAGCGCCCTCGCCGCGACCGCCCCCGCCCCGTCGTCCGCTGCCTCGAGGTGGCGCGCCCGCTGGCCGCGCTCTCCGGCTTCCTCCGGCCCGAGGTGCTGGTCTCTCGCGGCCTGCTCGCGCACCTCGACGACGAGGAGCTCGACGGCGTGGTGGCCCACGAGCTCGCGCATCTGCTCCACGGCGGGAATCTCTGGCCCCTCGTGCTCTGGCTGCTCCGGGTTCCGCAGGCCGCCAGCCCGGCCGCGCTGATCCTCTTCCGTCAGCTCATGGAGCTGCGCGAGGCGGCGTGCGACGCGACCGCCGCCGAGCTGACCCGACGACCCGCGGCGCTGGCCGCCGTGCTGCTCAAGCTCCAGGGCCGTCCTCCGCCGGAGGTGGGGAGCGGCTGGCTGGAGCGGGCCCGCGGAGAGGTGCTCCGTCGGGCAGGGGTGGCCGCGACGCGCGCGCGGGTCGAGCGCCTCCTCGAGCCACAGGCGCTGCCCGCACGCCTCGGGACCTTGCTTCCAGTCGCGGCCGTCCTTCTCGGCGCGCTGCTCTGGAGCGTCGGTCCCACGCGGATCCCCGCGCCATGA
- a CDS encoding cytochrome c3 family protein — protein MRYIDRQRRARSRANGRLRFGLTVLVLGLSAGPLAAAPAEPVVREKPTVPARKGVTEPCLECHEGEGEEVSFPDGSKISTGIDVAAWGRSVHSRKLGCTDCHRQLGEHPHPQRRDASARAYRLAQSQGCKRCHYAYYTRVLDGIHYAELKKGSAKAPSCVDCHGAHDTLDPRRPRLAISERCAGCHAKVARAYGRSVHGRALREGNLQAQQDVPVCTDCHGAHAIADPRRAEFRLTSHLLCAECHSDEKRMKRYRLSSAVTTTYLDDFHGRSTALYARGAGAPTQAMATCIDCHGAHDIARFDRQGTASAVRERVVVLCRRCHKTATPAFAAAWLSHYPPTLARAPLVWGVKWGYRILIPLIMSALVLHILLHLWRVRSGR, from the coding sequence ATGAGGTACATCGATCGCCAGCGTCGCGCGCGCAGCCGGGCGAACGGTCGCCTGCGCTTCGGCCTCACCGTCCTCGTCCTCGGGCTGTCCGCGGGTCCGCTCGCGGCGGCTCCCGCGGAGCCGGTGGTCCGCGAGAAGCCCACCGTGCCGGCCCGCAAGGGCGTCACGGAGCCGTGCCTCGAGTGCCACGAAGGGGAGGGGGAGGAGGTCTCCTTCCCCGACGGGTCCAAGATCTCTACGGGCATTGACGTCGCCGCGTGGGGCCGCTCGGTGCACAGCCGCAAGCTCGGCTGCACCGACTGCCACCGCCAGCTCGGCGAGCACCCGCATCCGCAGCGCCGGGACGCGAGCGCCCGCGCCTATCGCCTGGCGCAGTCGCAGGGGTGCAAGCGCTGCCACTACGCCTACTACACGCGCGTTCTCGACGGGATTCACTACGCCGAGCTGAAGAAGGGGTCGGCCAAGGCTCCCTCCTGCGTGGACTGCCACGGCGCCCACGACACGCTGGACCCCCGGCGTCCGCGCCTGGCCATCAGCGAGCGGTGCGCGGGCTGCCACGCCAAGGTCGCGCGGGCCTACGGGCGCTCGGTGCACGGGCGCGCGCTCCGCGAGGGAAACCTGCAGGCCCAGCAGGACGTGCCGGTCTGCACCGACTGCCACGGGGCCCATGCCATCGCGGATCCCCGACGCGCCGAGTTCCGCCTCACCTCGCACCTGCTCTGCGCCGAGTGCCACAGCGACGAGAAGCGCATGAAGCGCTATCGCCTGAGCTCGGCGGTGACCACCACCTACCTCGACGACTTTCATGGGCGCTCGACGGCGCTCTACGCCAGGGGCGCGGGCGCGCCCACGCAGGCCATGGCCACCTGCATCGACTGCCACGGGGCGCACGACATCGCGCGCTTCGACCGCCAGGGGACGGCGAGCGCGGTGCGCGAGCGCGTGGTGGTGCTCTGTCGTCGGTGTCACAAGACCGCCACCCCCGCCTTCGCCGCGGCCTGGCTCTCGCACTATCCGCCGACCCTGGCCCGCGCGCCGCTCGTCTGGGGCGTGAAGTGGGGCTATCGCATCCTGATCCCGCTGATCATGAGCGCCCTGGTGCTGCACATCCTCCTGCACCTCTGGCGCGTTCGCAGTGGTCGATGA
- a CDS encoding cytochrome b/b6 domain-containing protein, which translates to MRAEILRKTPAGETQIQRFSPLRRAEHVLVTVTFVVLVVTGFPQKLYGDGSVWLLAAMGGLDHVRLIHRIAGVVFSLHAAVHLLAILVGLVTRRMRPSLLPVPQDLRDAWRNLLYYLGARRRPPALPKFDYRQKFEYMGLLLGGLVMIFSGLALMYPTLVASWLPGQLIPAARVAHSNEALLALLVLVVWHVYGAHLSPDVFPLDRSIFTGYVSKEHLRKHHGREYERIFGEPAEPAAMPATTEPAATPATPEPAAMPATTEPAEPAATPATESSPARR; encoded by the coding sequence ATGCGTGCAGAGATCCTTCGCAAGACTCCCGCCGGGGAAACGCAGATCCAGCGCTTCTCTCCGCTCCGCCGCGCGGAGCACGTCCTCGTGACCGTGACCTTCGTGGTCCTGGTGGTGACGGGTTTCCCGCAGAAGCTCTACGGCGACGGTTCGGTCTGGCTGCTCGCGGCGATGGGCGGCCTCGATCACGTGCGCCTGATCCACCGCATCGCCGGGGTGGTGTTCTCGCTCCACGCCGCCGTGCACCTGCTGGCGATTCTGGTGGGGCTCGTCACCCGGCGGATGCGACCCTCCCTGCTCCCGGTGCCGCAGGACCTGCGGGACGCCTGGCGGAACCTCCTCTATTACCTCGGCGCGCGCCGTCGCCCGCCCGCGCTGCCCAAGTTCGACTACCGGCAGAAGTTCGAGTACATGGGGCTCCTCCTCGGCGGCCTGGTGATGATCTTCTCCGGCCTCGCGCTGATGTACCCGACCCTGGTGGCCAGCTGGCTGCCGGGACAGCTCATCCCCGCCGCGCGCGTGGCCCACTCCAACGAGGCGCTCCTGGCGCTCCTCGTGCTGGTGGTCTGGCACGTCTACGGGGCGCACCTCTCGCCGGACGTCTTCCCGCTCGACCGCAGCATCTTCACGGGCTACGTCTCGAAGGAGCACCTGCGCAAGCACCACGGGCGGGAGTACGAGCGCATCTTCGGGGAGCCGGCCGAGCCGGCCGCGATGCCCGCGACGACGGAGCCGGCCGCGACGCCCGCGACGCCCGAGCCGGCCGCGATGCCCGCGACGACCGAGCCGGCCGAGCCGGCCGCGACGCCCGCGACGGAGAGCTCACCCGCGCGCCGCTGA
- a CDS encoding DUF2804 domain-containing protein, whose protein sequence is MPAQISAVPSCLVDPSGKVVAGVFSAPVGSANLEAAQPTVCGLRLPHPLARLRLKSWHHYALILPEAFVGLAVVDTGYLRTSWCFVVDRRTNRSAEHARLGPLLDLHVPEDLWLSTGHVRSRGYQVELASRLAQGEHELGLEIDGGKGRPEVRGRLRCLDTLGEINPLVVCLPLGEGRFMYSHKVALPLEGELSIGGERLRASPETSCAILDVHKAHYPHHTFWRWATFAGRDARGRLLALNLTKNVVTDDERWNENAVWCDGEVEPLGAARFSFNEKNVLAPWKLETSCGSVELTFRPQGERKQSLKLGLIRSVFHQPYGAFTGTVRFRGETLAIEQLFGLCEDHDSLW, encoded by the coding sequence ATGCCCGCCCAGATAAGCGCTGTCCCCTCGTGCCTCGTCGATCCCTCGGGGAAGGTCGTCGCCGGCGTCTTTTCGGCCCCCGTCGGCTCGGCCAACCTCGAGGCGGCGCAGCCCACGGTGTGCGGGCTGCGGCTCCCGCACCCGCTGGCCCGCCTGCGGCTCAAGAGCTGGCACCACTACGCGCTGATCCTGCCCGAGGCCTTCGTCGGGCTGGCCGTGGTGGACACGGGCTATCTCCGCACGAGCTGGTGCTTCGTCGTGGACCGTCGCACCAATCGCTCGGCCGAGCACGCGCGGCTCGGGCCCCTGCTCGATTTGCACGTTCCGGAAGATCTCTGGCTCAGCACCGGACACGTGCGCAGTCGCGGCTATCAGGTAGAACTCGCGAGCCGCCTCGCGCAGGGGGAGCACGAGCTCGGGCTCGAGATCGACGGGGGCAAGGGGCGCCCCGAGGTGCGGGGGCGGCTGCGCTGCCTCGACACGCTCGGCGAGATCAACCCGCTCGTGGTGTGCCTGCCGCTGGGCGAAGGCCGCTTCATGTACTCGCACAAGGTGGCGCTCCCGCTCGAAGGGGAGCTCTCGATCGGCGGCGAACGGCTGCGCGCCTCCCCCGAGACCTCGTGCGCGATTCTGGACGTGCACAAGGCGCACTACCCGCACCACACCTTCTGGCGCTGGGCCACCTTCGCCGGCCGCGACGCGCGGGGCCGGCTCCTCGCGCTGAACCTCACCAAGAACGTGGTCACCGACGACGAGCGGTGGAACGAGAACGCGGTCTGGTGCGACGGAGAGGTCGAGCCGCTCGGCGCCGCGCGCTTCTCCTTCAACGAGAAGAACGTGCTCGCCCCGTGGAAGCTCGAGACGAGCTGCGGCAGCGTGGAGCTCACCTTCCGGCCGCAAGGGGAGCGCAAGCAGAGCCTGAAGCTCGGCCTCATCCGGTCGGTCTTCCACCAGCCCTACGGCGCCTTCACCGGCACGGTGCGTTTCCGCGGCGAGACGCTGGCCATCGAGCAGCTCTTCGGCCTCTGCGAGGACCACGACAGCCTCTGGTAA
- a CDS encoding histidine phosphatase family protein, with translation MKKASLVIAVCGAVCTAAALPGEARADGFRRFIAGGLEALLGFRPRAGGSASAAPSVQPSELKNTYYLLRHGESTGNVKGVISCGLPALFGHGLTALGLTQAQVAGERSPLPEDTLIISSPLKRARQTAKLFRRAAGISGAVALDWNLRERGFGTLNGSLYADYDRVREADVLRQQQGVIGPNDEPSLEARGVESFASVQGRTAGLIADLERRYQGRTILLVAHDNTAKALFTLLPAAHALSHRALKISNGQIYPLSEASLRQVMKGN, from the coding sequence ATGAAGAAGGCATCGCTGGTCATCGCCGTGTGTGGCGCCGTGTGCACCGCCGCTGCGCTGCCGGGCGAGGCCCGTGCGGATGGGTTCCGCCGCTTCATCGCGGGCGGCCTCGAAGCGTTGCTCGGCTTCCGCCCGCGCGCCGGCGGCTCGGCGAGCGCAGCGCCGAGCGTCCAGCCGAGCGAGCTGAAGAACACCTACTACCTGCTTCGGCACGGCGAGAGCACTGGCAACGTGAAGGGCGTCATCTCGTGCGGCCTGCCCGCGCTCTTCGGGCATGGCCTCACGGCGCTGGGCCTGACCCAGGCCCAGGTGGCCGGCGAGCGGTCTCCGCTGCCCGAGGACACCCTCATCATTTCTTCCCCGCTCAAGCGTGCGCGCCAGACGGCGAAGCTCTTTCGCCGCGCCGCCGGCATCAGCGGCGCGGTGGCGCTCGACTGGAACTTGAGGGAGCGGGGCTTCGGCACGCTGAACGGATCGCTCTACGCGGACTACGACCGGGTGCGCGAGGCAGACGTGCTGAGGCAGCAGCAGGGCGTCATCGGGCCGAACGACGAGCCCTCGCTGGAGGCGCGCGGCGTCGAGTCGTTCGCCAGCGTTCAAGGACGCACGGCGGGTCTCATCGCGGACCTCGAGCGCAGGTATCAGGGGCGCACCATCTTGCTCGTGGCCCACGACAACACCGCGAAGGCCCTGTTTACCCTCCTTCCTGCCGCGCACGCGCTCAGCCATCGCGCCCTCAAGATCTCCAACGGACAGATCTATCCGCTCAGCGAGGCTTCGCTGCGCCAGGTCATGAAGGGGAATTGA
- a CDS encoding coniferyl aldehyde dehydrogenase — translation MAGVTTDFRGGTIDSTGHVDRLWATYDTLRRGYQGDMTPSYKTRKERVEAVLAVVADHQQAMCDAAATDFGCRPRQVTMVGDVLPVLLKARHTLSHLKEWVTPQAQPVDRLLFGLAQNRIMYQPLGVVGILAPWNFPFDLTFGPLVDILAAGNRALIKPSELTPACSELVRRMVEQAFRSDEVAVVTGGPQVAESFAALPFDHLLFTGGTRIGKKVMRAAADNLTPVTLELGGKSPAIVCADRLTEATVTDILVGKLFNGGQVCIAPDYVLLPEGQEVRFLELARKVVQRCYPSIYENPDYTSAVNEQHLGRLLAHLADARGKGAEVVPLSPLDEAQVRRTRKLPPVAVLRATDEMTVLQEELFGPILPLVPYVRLDDALAYVNARARPLALYVFTKEKATAERVLGSTISGGACVNSTMMHALQSTLPFGGVGASGMGAYHGFFGFQNFSKAKPVFDQARINASRVFHPPYGRVIDALLKLILRK, via the coding sequence ATGGCTGGGGTGACGACGGACTTCCGAGGGGGAACGATCGACAGCACGGGTCACGTGGATCGCCTGTGGGCGACCTACGACACGCTGCGGCGCGGCTACCAGGGGGACATGACGCCCTCGTACAAGACGCGCAAGGAGCGGGTCGAGGCGGTGCTCGCCGTGGTGGCGGACCACCAGCAGGCGATGTGCGACGCCGCGGCGACGGACTTCGGCTGCCGACCGCGTCAGGTCACGATGGTGGGCGACGTCTTGCCCGTCTTGCTCAAGGCGCGGCACACGCTGTCGCACCTGAAGGAATGGGTCACGCCGCAGGCGCAGCCGGTGGACCGCCTGCTCTTCGGCCTGGCGCAGAACCGGATCATGTACCAGCCGCTCGGCGTGGTGGGGATCCTCGCGCCGTGGAACTTCCCCTTCGACCTGACCTTCGGGCCGCTCGTGGACATCCTCGCCGCCGGCAACCGGGCGCTCATCAAGCCCTCGGAGCTCACGCCGGCCTGCTCGGAGCTCGTGCGCCGCATGGTGGAGCAGGCCTTCCGCTCCGACGAGGTCGCGGTGGTCACGGGCGGCCCGCAGGTGGCCGAGTCCTTCGCCGCGCTCCCCTTCGATCACCTGCTCTTCACGGGGGGCACGCGCATCGGCAAGAAGGTCATGCGAGCGGCCGCGGACAACCTGACCCCCGTGACGCTCGAGCTCGGAGGCAAGTCGCCGGCCATCGTCTGCGCCGACCGCCTGACCGAGGCCACGGTGACCGACATCCTGGTGGGCAAGCTCTTCAACGGCGGCCAGGTCTGCATCGCGCCCGACTACGTGCTCCTGCCCGAGGGGCAAGAGGTCCGCTTCCTCGAGCTCGCGCGCAAGGTGGTCCAGCGCTGCTACCCGTCGATCTACGAGAACCCGGACTACACGAGCGCGGTCAACGAGCAGCACCTCGGCCGCCTGCTCGCGCACCTCGCCGACGCGCGCGGCAAGGGGGCCGAGGTGGTCCCGCTCTCGCCGCTCGACGAGGCGCAGGTCCGTCGCACGCGCAAGCTGCCGCCGGTGGCCGTGCTCCGCGCGACCGACGAGATGACCGTCCTGCAGGAGGAGCTCTTCGGGCCGATCCTGCCCCTCGTCCCCTACGTGCGCCTGGACGACGCCCTGGCCTACGTGAACGCCCGGGCGAGGCCGCTCGCGCTCTACGTCTTCACCAAGGAGAAGGCCACGGCCGAGCGCGTGCTCGGGAGCACCATCTCGGGCGGCGCGTGCGTGAACTCGACCATGATGCACGCGCTGCAGTCCACGCTCCCCTTCGGCGGCGTCGGCGCGAGCGGCATGGGTGCCTACCACGGCTTCTTCGGCTTCCAGAACTTCTCCAAGGCCAAGCCCGTCTTCGACCAGGCGCGCATCAACGCGAGCCGCGTCTTTCACCCGCCGTATGGCCGCGTGATCGACGCCCTGCTCAAGCTCATCCTGCGCAAGTAG